From the genome of Lotus japonicus ecotype B-129 chromosome 6, LjGifu_v1.2, one region includes:
- the LOC130726425 gene encoding uncharacterized protein LOC130726425 isoform X5 — MVLLNLLSSLDACSEAHTSNLKRNADHHEHGSNARKKLKIDTSVSDIDIIVGGISAGPDLDLNSNSGTVDSVLRADALDDTEDLIDSVGEIWGVDLRSMGISTLKHADSYLLSKLLDALKYFGRTLPFALDNSIESFKSFLKNPLELTGYLQVSLLSLLVEYIEWCPDNEIPIKTPPMLYKYLEPFLDVLMFSQVDETKDLAYRLAMAAMFSTGAFDRNLHEIEAWFLFLPGYHRKKLPVNIMEVEVLRSLSSSVVSFLCDAVSTIGNNLVKYWNIFKSYVHCLECGKDSSPDFSPFILCVMEKCLKVIRPKSGTCSWPKKSMVLLYTCNTVKYLLQTQVNAELLAALVNADLTERLGGSNEYNEVFPEWKPLKNLLDFVKSISHQQNCLFSKNEESVSADGSLGSALGYVNKSFSSGVGHGMAETILAFVSSTILEGTDKIATNLAFRAVISQDYSVILHASELCPVMFYAGLDMVISDLGSDSRNAAPIGTSDFTLCPDSLTCNQLLDPTEADAAAFGIVLKQIPFHVIYPAIMCMNDLYISKLSKIQELLLHKLSESINDCSLLLNLQLVLFWTHHIQLSYKDNPLAEIKERLNLCVILVRNLLAQLLVPGSGSEWSTIRAFSSSNSQQVIKTIFCHPCVPMSLSFSLGSSLANGYIGSGFDMLNVLSREGLHEFGNPILNILTMTLDYMWSLFGTHRCASKAQDVANNFMKSFEGLQQKLFLDFREQFELCVCSKDMMPLPPTLCTLHALHQFLNPFQLLELVDWMFNRVELEVDDLPTKISYLSVGCSLATDAFRAISIFFQQSSGNRVPYDLFWKMGEKVTKGDIFEKIYSKVVDFSVNYEIDCADRCLHEAVNALYKQKHMQQEKFHPLLLVMWKVIGMTPVQMLSHCIHKTNPMRSKFIHILTELSSLHSSIFGQFFLGIVNISLHHDIGVMGHAFDVTLSEDQFILLLPASLSYLSLISKGLGENNHKDFKHIPYFYSKILLKGFSQGKSFFSKNIFEEEFGEFLPSSVQELLSLIDRSLLGKSIHMLQYHFALHGDSVKLKKRLKLFKSICPKFASLDMLMDCDCQDIDSDSLHQSLNVINHVVAKMSLCKLLLFHEVGEDLKEAAAEKRSKLEVSKMHFINILVDIWQFIVKKFSLASGQCGAAKRTNISLLYNHLEAFVLQNILELAVEMKSDLIQLQSIPFLEQFFRCALLYRFNDPTTMKTLRLILTHLNEGRLPYELYLQLLVAHSQFAPTLHSVRKPAGSLLKPVSSILKCLVIPSPNHYENNEEHKKPTTELTSRPLEIVKLLWILLRTKNCHAGLDAGNDVSINLKELHALLLHSYGATLSQIDLGIYNLMQHIESMTGSRPQNALLISDAIAEWTRSQHGDNYPIDPDICVSTVLYFPYDRSISDEPSSLNKIEKDTVRKKIRYSHVEVRERYDPAFILNFSIHSLSKAYIEPVEFAGSGLLAIAFVSMSSPDYGIRRLAYGTLDKLKNVLEKCQKRKDMIGLRLLLNSIQNSIEEPWQRIPSVIALFAAEASCVLLDSSHDHYAALSTLLIHSSKLDMRAIPLFDNFFWSTSVNFKAERIWMLRLVYAGLNSDDDAMIYIRNSTIESLMSFYVSPLSDVESKGLIIEVLKKSVRLNKIARHLVKQCSLFSWFSCIISVTRERLNGEDNRVFLRHVSVILKVVNDVISFESISKWLQNYGLEQLMELSSTLFHFLLRDVSSLAKETVGLVNPFLQMIASMLKLSQKRKVYQPHFTLSIEGLYQIYQAGSVCNQPTENINPEFVLEAILMNAPPVSIFSVNQERLQSFLDWAVTTALQSESSQRLRSYESRIIFTNNLGEESHDDSLVSKLLRWLTASVIMGKVHQKSNDIDSGLAETNNLESLHSLLVRVENSSGQGHGFNIGGEELLASTIFYLQQQLGINQELLPSVVSALCLLIFGSSNFPVGRTDLLRGYNTFILSHCLSSRVRCPPEADPAWRWLFDQPWKDQSRENTDSQKMEEYHACMILLVIVANVLSGKKLESANFLL, encoded by the exons ATG GTTTTATTAAATCTGCTTTCCTCTTTAGATGCCTGTTCTGAAGCCCATACATCAAATTTGAAGAGAAATGCAGATCATCATGAACATGGAAGCAATGCTAGAAAGAAGTTAAAAATTGATACTTCTGTGAGTGACATAGATATAATTGTTGGTGGGATAAGTGCTGGTCCAGATTTGGATTTGAATAGCAACAGTGGAACAGTTGACAGTGTACTAAGAGCAGATGCATTGGATGATACAGAGGATCTCATTGATAGTGTTGGGGAAATTTGGGGTGTGGATCTTCGTTCCATGGGCATTAGCACCCTGAAGCATGCAGACTCATACTTACTCTCTAAACTGCTTGACGCTCTCAAATATTTTGGT CGCACTCTGCCTTTCGCTTTGGATAATTCGATTGaatctttcaagagttttctCAAAAATCCATTAGAGTTAACAGGTTATCTGCAGGTCTCTCTGTTGTCTTTGCTTGTTGAATACATTGAGTGGTGCCCAGACAATGAAATTCCTATAAAAACTCCACCCATGTTGTACAAATACCTAGAGCCATTCCTTGATGTGTTAATGTTCTCACAAGTCGATGAGACGAAGGATCTGGCATACAGGCTGGCCATGGCAGCTATGTTCAGTACTGGTGCTTTTGACAGGAACCTTCATGAGATAGAAGcatggtttttatttttaccaGGTTATCACAGAAAGAAACTCCCTGTCAATATCATGGAGGTGGAAGTTTTACGAAGTTTGTCTTCATCTGTGGTATCATTCTTATGTGATGCTGTTTCTACAATTGGGAATAATTTAGTCAAATATTGGAATATCTTTAAGAGTTATGTCCATTGTTTGGAATGTGGTAAAG ATTCATCACCTGATTTTAGTCCTTTTATCTTATGTGTGATGGAGAAGTGTCTAAAGGTGATTCGTCCTAAATCAGGAACCTGCTCATGGCCTAAAAAATCCATGGTATTATTATACACTTGCAATACAGTAAAGTATCTCTTGCAAACACAG GTCAATGCTGAGTTGTTAGCTGCTTTAGTTAATGCTGACTTGACTGAGAGACTTGGTGGCAGTAATGAATATAATGAAGTCTTTCCTGAGTGGAAACCTCTGAAGAATTTGTTGGACTTTGTAAAGAGCATATCACACCAACAAAATTGTCTTTTCTCTAAAAATGAAGAATCTGTCTCTGCTGATGGTTCTTTGGGAAGTGCACTTGGTTACGTAAATAAATCATTTAGTAGTGGGGTTGGTCATGGGATGGCTGAAACCATCTTAGCTTTTGTATCCTCCACTATACTTGAAGGTACTGATAAAATAGCCACGAATCTGGCATTTCGTGCGGTCATTTCACAGGACTATAGTGTTATCCTCCATGCTTCTGAGTTGTGTCCTGTAATGTTTTATGCTGGCTTGGATATGGTCATATCAGATCTTGGTAGTGATAGTCGAAATGCTGCTCCTATTGGGACCTCTGATTTCACTTTGTGTCCAGACTCTCTAACTTGTAACCAACTTTTAGACCCTACTGAAGCTGATGCTGCTGCATTTGGTATCGTTTTAAAACAAATACCTTTCCATGTGATATATCCGGCAATCATGTGTATGAATGATCTTTACATATCAAAGCTGTCAAAGATTCAAGAGCTTTTACTGCATAAATTATCTGAGTCCATTAACGATTGTTCGCTCCTTCTCAATCTGCAACTTGTGTTGTTCTGGACTCATCATATTCAGTTAAGTTATAAAGATAACCCATTAGCTGAAATCAAAGAACGTTTGAATCTGTGTGTTATTCTTGTACGGAATTTATTAGCTCAATTATTGGTTCCTGGAAGTGGTTCTGAGTGGTCTACAATCCGTGCTTTTTCTTCATCAAACAGTCAACAAGTGATTAAAACCATCTTTTGTCATCCTTGTGTTCCGATGTCTTTATCCTTTTCCCTGGGAAGTAGTCTTGCAAATGGATATATAGGGAGTGGCTTTGACATGCTGAATGTACTATCCCGAGAGGGGCTTCACGAGTTTGGTAAtccaattttaaatatattgacAATGACTCTAGACTACATGTGGTCTTTATTTGGAACTCACCGATGTGCATCAAAAGCTCAAGATGTTGCTAATAATTTCATGAAGTCCTTCGAAGGCCTTCAACAAAAGCTGTTTCTGGATTTCAGAGAACAATTTGAGTTGTGCGTTTGCTCTAAAGACATGATGCCTCTCCCTCCAACATTGTGTACTTTACATGCCTTGCATCAGTTTTTAAACCCTTTCCAGCTCCTTGAATTGGTAGATTGGATGTTCAATCGAGTGGAATTGGAGGTGGATGATTTGCCAACTAAGATATCCTATTTATCTGTTGGATGCTCCTTAGCTACTGATGCTTTCAGAGCTATATCCATTTTTTTTCAGCAGTCATCTGGAAACAGGGTACCATATGATTTATTTTGGAAGATGGGTGAAAAAGTTACGAAAGgtgatatttttgagaagatctACAGTAAGGTTGTTGACTTTTCTGTAAACTATGAAATAGATTGCGCAGATAGATGCTTGCATGAAGCTGTCAATGCTTTGTATAAGCAGAAACATATGCAACAAGAAAAATTTCATCCTTTGTTGTTGGTCATGTGGAAAGTTATAGGGATGACTCCAGTGCAAATGCTTTCTCATTGCATTCACAAGACAAATCCAATGAGATCTAAATTCATACATATTCTGACTGAACTGAGTTCTCTGCATTCATCAATATTTGggcaattttttttgggtatagTGAATATTAGTTTACATCATGATATTGGTGTGATGGGACATGCCTTTGATGTTACTCTTTCAGAAGATCAGTTTATACTGCTTCTACCAGCTTCTTTGTCATACTTGAGCCTAATTTCTAAGGGACTTGGGGAAAACAATCACAAAGATTTTAAACACATACCTTACTTTTATTCAAAAATTCTTTTAAAAGGTTTCAGTCAGGGAAAGAGCTTTTTCTCAAAAAACATATTTGAGGAAGAGTTCGGAGAATTCCTTCCATCATCTGTTCAAGAACTGCTCTCTCTTATTGATCGTAGTCTTCTTGGAAAATCAATTCATATGTTGCAGTATCACTTTGCTCTTCATGGAGATTCTGTGAAACTGAAGAAGCGACTAAAGCTATTCAAGTCCATTTGCCCAAAATTTGCTTCACTTGATATGCTGATGGACTGTGATTGTCAAGATATTGATAGTGATTCTCTCCACCAGTCTTTGAACGTCATCAATCATGTTGTTGCAAAGATGTCACTTTGTAAACTATTATTGTTTCATGAAGTAGGTGAGGATTTGAAAGAGGCTGCTGCGGAAAAGCGAAGCAAATTGGAAGTTTCCAAGATGCATTTCATAAACATTTTGGTAGACATTTGGCAGTTCATTGTTAAGAAATTTTCTTTAGCCTCTGGTCAATGTGGAGCTGCTAAAAGAACAAACATTTCATTGCTATATAATCACTTGGAAGCTTTTGTGTTACAAAATATTCTTGAATTGGCTGTAGAGATGAAAAGTGATCTTATTCAATTACAATCCATTCCCTTCCTTGAGCAATTCTTCAGATGTGCTCTTCTCTATAGATTCAACGATCCTACAACAATGAAGACTCTCCGGCTTATATTGACTCATCTTAATGAGGGGAGGCTGCCATATGAATTATATCTTCAGTTGTTAGTTGCTCATTCTCAGTTTGCTCCCACTCTTCATTCTGTGCGCAAACCAGCAGGTTCCCTTTTGAAGCCTGTGTCCAGCATTCTGAAATGTCTTGTCATTCCTTCTCCTAACCATTATGAAAATAATGAGGAGCACAAAAAGCCAACAACAGAGCTCACTAGTAGACCATTGGAAATTGTTAAGTTGCTTTGGATACTCTTGCGTACAAAGAATTGTCATGCTGGTTTAGATGCTGGAAATGATGTCAGCATAAACTTAAAAGAATTGCATGCACTGCTACTTCATTCTTATGGTGCAACACTCAGTCAGATTGATTTGGGGATATACAATCTGATGCAACACATTGAGTCTATGACTGGATCAAGGCCTCAGAATGCCCTGTTGATTTCAGATGCAATTGCGGAATGGACCAGAAGCCAACATGGAGACAACTATCCAATTGACCCTGACATATGTGTGTCAACAGTTCTCTATTTTCCCTATGACCGAAGTATCTCTGATGAACCATCATCTTTAAACAAAATTGAGAAAGATACTGTCAGGAAAAAG ATACGTTATTCTCATGTTGAAGTTAGAGAGCGTTATGATCCTGCATTTATCCTGAATTTCTCAATTCACAGCCTATCAAAGGCGTATATAGAGCCTGTGGAGTTTGCTGGGTCAGGGTTGCTTGCCATTGCATTTGTTAGCATGTCTTCACCAGATTATGGGATAAGAAGATTAGCTTATGGCACTCTTGATAAACTTAAGAATGTCTTAGAG AAGTGCCAAAAAAGGAAGGATATGATAGGACTTCGGCTTCTACTAAATTCTATTCAAAACAGCATAGAAGAGCCATGGCAAAGAATCCCATCTGTTATTGCTCTATTTGCTGCAGAGGCTTCTTGTGTATTGTTAGATTCATCACATGATCATTATGCAGCTCTAAGTACATTGTTGATACACTCTTCCAAGTTGGATATGAGG GCGATACCTCTGTTTGATAACTTTTTTTGGAGTACGTCTGTTAATTTCAAAGCAGAAAGGATTTGGATGCTTCGGCTAGTATATGCAGGGCTGAACTCAGATGATGATGCAATGATATATATCAGGAACTCTACCATTGAGAGTCTAATGAGTTTTTATGTCTCTCCTCTGTCAGATGTCGAGTCAAAGGGCTTAATTATTGAG GTGTTAAAGAAATCAGTGAGGTTGAATAAGATTGCTCGTCATCTTGTGAAACAGTGTTCTCTGTTTTCATGGTTTTCATGTATCATCTCAGTTACTAGAGAGAGGCTTAATGGAGAAGACAATAGAGTTTTCTTGAGGCATGTATCGGTAATATTGAAG GTTGTCAATGATGttatttcttttgaaagcatctCCAAGTGGTTACAAAACTATGGTCTTGAGCAGCTCATGGAGCTTTCATCCACTCTATTTCATTTCTTACTCCGTGATGTATCATCATTGGCAAAGGAAACTGTGGGACTAGTTAATCCTTTTCTACAAATGATAGCATCAATGTTGAAGTTATCTCAAAAAAGGAAGGTATATCAGCCACATTTCACTTTATCAATTGAGGGCTTATACCAGATATACCAGGCTGGCAGTGTGTGTAATCAACCAACAGAAAACATCAACCCGGAGTTTGTTCTTGAAGCCATACTTATGAATGCACCTCCCGTCTCCATTTTCTCAGTG AATCAGGAAAGGCTTCAAAGCTTTCTTGACTGGGCAGTTACAACTGCTTTACAGTCGGAGTCTTCCCAAAGGCTGAGGTCCTATGAGTCTCGCATCATTTTCACAAATAATTTAGGGGAAGAGTCTCATGATGACTCGTTAGTGTCAAAATTACTACGCTGGTTAACAGCATCAGTAATCATGGGGAAGGTCCATCAGAAATCCAATGATATCGATTCAGGACTTGCTGAAACAAATAACTTAGAATCCCTGCATTCTTTGCTGGTGCGTGTTGAAAATTCCTCCGGACAAGGACACGGTTTTAATATTGGCGGTGAGGAGTTACTTGCTTCTACAATTTTCTACCTCCAACAGCAGCTTGGTATAAATCAGGAATTACTACCATCAGTTGTGTCAGCTCTCTGTCTCCTGATTTTTGGCTCCTCTAATTTTCCAG TGGGCAGAACCGACTTATTGCGAGGCTACAATACTTTCATATTATCACACTGTTTAAGTTCAAGGGTGCGGTGCCCTCCTGAAGCTGATCCTGCTTGGAGATG GTTGTTTGATCAGCCATGGAAGGATCAATCACGGGAGAACACTGATTCACAAaagatggaggaatatcatgctTGCATGATTCTATTAGTGATTGTCGCAAATGTACTTAGTGGAAAGAAATTAGAGTCAGCTAATTTTCTCCTGTAG